One Phaseolus vulgaris cultivar G19833 chromosome 11, P. vulgaris v2.0, whole genome shotgun sequence genomic window carries:
- the LOC137836942 gene encoding uncharacterized protein — translation MSVEAFEDHSPDVDITFTKEDLRDVVPHDNDPIVISLVTAGRMVHRALVDQGSSADVMFWPTFEKLQLSPDHLRPYGGCLYGFAGDQVEVRGYIELRTTFTDGAVSRTEKIRYLVVNAPSTYNILLGRPTLNRIGVVPSTRHMKVKLPSMEGVVITIRSDQKEAKKYYENSLRNRRSVWHVSTTSPPGAGPGQEDRRVGTTLQVIAEGDATMPDVASITEIEEEGDRLETTRESGIARAVIANERRPQPVKDWLEKEIGGKTFKLGKTLDDETRDQIAKVISRHLDAFAWSASDMPRIDPDLLSHRLAMDPQVKPVRQRRRKFNEERRQVIREETQKLLSAGHIKEVQYPKWLANVVLVKKSNGRW, via the coding sequence ATGTCAGTAGAGGCTTTTGAGGATCATTCgcccgatgtggacatcacgttcaccaaagaagacctcagggatgttgtgccccacgacaacgatcccatcgTGATCTCActcgtcacggcgggaaggatggtTCATCGAGCACTAGTcgatcaagggagctcggcagatgtgatgttctggccaactTTCGAAAAGTTACAGTTGTCCCCAGACCATCTGAGGCCGTATGGGGGCTGCTTATACGGCTTTGCtggtgaccaagtggaggtcagggggtacattgagttaagaACGACATTCACAGATGGGGCGGTGTCGCGaacagagaagatcaggtacttggtcgtgaatgccccctcaacatacaacatcctgttaggaaggccaacgctcaacaggataggagttgtgccctccACTAGGCATATGAAGGTCAAACTACcttcgatggaaggggtggttatcaccatccgctctgatcaaaaggaggcaaagaagtactatgaaaacagcctcagAAATAGGCGATCAGTGTGGCATGTCAGCACAACGTCACCCCCTGGTGCAGGTCCCGGCCAGGAGGACCGGCGAGTAGGCACAACACTTCAAGTAATCGCTGAGGGGGATGCGACGATGCCAGATGTGGCGAGCATCACAGAGATAGAGGAAGAAGGCGACCGCCTGGAGACCACCAGGGAGTCAGGAATCGcaagggcggtcatcgccaatGAAAGGAGGCCCCAGCCGGTCAAGGattggctcgagaaggagatcggcgGAAAGACATTCAAGCTGGGAAAAACCCTAGATGACGAAACGcgggaccagatcgccaaggtaataagtagacatctggatgcgtttgcgtggTCTGCCTCAGATATGCCGAGGATTGATCCCGACCTCTTGTCCCATCGtttggcaatggacccccaagtcaagCCAGTCCGTCAAAGAAGGCGcaagttcaatgaagaaagaaggcagGTGATTAGGGAGGAAACACAAAAACTCCTATCCGCAGGCCACATCAAGGAAGTGCAGTATCCGAAATGGCTTGCTAATGTtgtgttggtaaagaagagcaacgggaggTGGTga